The following are encoded together in the Bradyrhizobium genosp. L genome:
- a CDS encoding sensor domain-containing protein, whose translation MAGKTWQAGGKASIPARLALCLSAVAMPCGAARAASSAFAPSSYLGDFDPNLVWELLIGSVVVASFLGAVGLWILAALRKAKRSQLRRSAFVASALNHLNQGVVMTDARGRIVLCNDRYLEIYSLSRADIRRNMTGPDLLELRRNYGVLDLSTDDFYTKAATPEGLVTELPDGKSVLVKYFPLPNGGSIATHLDCTDQRKLSRKLASTTQFLESVLDNVPVCVAAKNIEDGRYIFANRAFERFSRFSRDHIVGRHADEIFRPETAASIEAADRAALQAPEGYHRSEFLVERGAEKRILASNRVIARNEAGEPEFLIALFEDVTDRRSLSRELENNKKFLELVVDNIPVSLIVQRVSDGRYLLANRSAETILNRRREDATGLTATDIFNPREAKLIVARDEAAIKKRVMIAEEHPISTKDGLRLFLTRRMTVLDDAGEAQYLIKTHEDVTDRRQTESRMAHMAYHDGLTDLPNRAAFLQALTQMIEACAGTDEEFAVLCVDLDGLKEINDVFGHALGDKVLIEVAHRLQAVARGGVVARLSGDEFGLIIDGRQPAAGIALAEQAGEALGQDFAIDGKSVRTGLTTGIAVFPHNGSDAAALLANAGAALFRAKAKSRGTISIYEPEMDQHIRDRRALHQELSVAIRNGELSLYYQPQAAAGATPAASGVIGFEALARWHHPVRGFVPPSDFIPLAEESGLIVEMGEWILREACREAASWTVPLQVAVNLSPAQFIHGDLVGLVHSILLETGLAPDRLELEITEGVLIEDFDRGLSLLRRLKALGVRISMDDFGSGYSSLSYLQAFPFDKIKIDRAFVINLGRNPQSAAIVRAVIDLGHGLEMSIVAEGVETEAQLAFLAEEGCDAVQGYLLGRPAPIGQYAALVGGDQAVESVRKVG comes from the coding sequence ATGGCTGGCAAGACGTGGCAGGCAGGCGGGAAGGCTTCGATTCCGGCAAGGCTTGCGCTTTGCCTGAGCGCCGTCGCCATGCCATGCGGCGCGGCCCGTGCGGCTTCCAGCGCGTTCGCGCCGTCGAGCTATCTCGGTGATTTCGATCCCAATCTGGTCTGGGAGCTGTTGATCGGCAGCGTGGTCGTCGCGTCCTTTCTCGGCGCGGTCGGACTGTGGATTCTCGCGGCCCTGCGCAAGGCCAAGCGATCGCAGCTGCGCCGCAGCGCCTTCGTCGCGTCGGCCCTCAACCATCTGAACCAGGGCGTCGTGATGACGGATGCGCGCGGACGCATCGTGCTTTGCAACGACCGCTATCTCGAGATCTACAGCCTGTCGCGCGCCGATATCAGGCGCAACATGACCGGGCCCGACCTGCTGGAGCTGCGCCGCAACTACGGCGTGCTCGATCTGAGCACCGACGATTTCTATACCAAGGCCGCGACCCCGGAAGGGCTCGTCACCGAGCTGCCGGACGGCAAGTCGGTGCTGGTGAAATACTTTCCGTTGCCGAACGGCGGCTCGATCGCCACCCATCTCGATTGCACCGACCAGCGCAAGCTGTCGCGCAAGCTCGCCTCGACCACGCAATTCCTGGAATCGGTGCTCGACAACGTCCCGGTCTGCGTCGCCGCCAAGAACATCGAGGACGGCCGCTACATATTCGCCAACCGCGCCTTCGAGCGCTTCTCCCGCTTCTCGCGCGATCACATCGTCGGCCGACACGCCGACGAGATCTTCCGTCCCGAGACCGCCGCCAGCATCGAGGCGGCGGACCGCGCGGCACTGCAGGCGCCGGAAGGCTATCACCGCAGCGAATTCCTGGTCGAGCGCGGCGCGGAGAAGCGTATTCTCGCCTCCAACCGCGTCATCGCCCGCAACGAGGCCGGCGAACCGGAATTCCTGATTGCGCTCTTCGAGGACGTCACCGACCGCCGTTCGCTGTCGCGCGAGCTCGAGAACAACAAGAAGTTCCTCGAGCTCGTGGTCGACAACATCCCGGTCTCGCTGATCGTGCAGCGCGTCAGCGACGGCCGCTATCTGCTCGCCAACCGCAGCGCCGAGACCATCCTCAACCGCCGCCGCGAGGACGCCACCGGGCTCACCGCCACCGACATCTTCAATCCGCGCGAAGCCAAGCTGATCGTCGCCCGCGACGAGGCCGCGATCAAGAAGCGCGTCATGATCGCCGAGGAGCACCCGATCTCGACCAAGGACGGCCTGCGGCTGTTCCTGACCCGCCGCATGACCGTGCTCGATGATGCCGGCGAGGCGCAATATCTGATCAAGACCCATGAGGACGTCACCGACCGCCGCCAGACCGAGTCGCGGATGGCGCACATGGCCTATCACGACGGCCTGACCGACCTGCCGAACCGCGCCGCCTTCCTGCAGGCGCTGACCCAGATGATCGAGGCCTGTGCCGGCACCGACGAGGAGTTCGCCGTGCTCTGCGTCGATCTCGACGGGCTGAAGGAGATCAACGACGTGTTCGGCCACGCGCTGGGCGACAAGGTCCTGATCGAGGTCGCGCATCGCCTGCAGGCGGTGGCACGTGGCGGCGTGGTCGCCCGGCTGTCCGGCGACGAGTTCGGCCTGATCATCGACGGCAGGCAGCCGGCCGCCGGCATCGCGCTCGCCGAACAGGCCGGCGAGGCGCTGGGCCAGGATTTTGCCATCGACGGCAAGTCGGTCCGCACCGGGCTCACCACTGGCATCGCGGTGTTCCCGCACAACGGATCGGACGCGGCCGCGCTGCTCGCCAATGCCGGCGCGGCGCTGTTTCGCGCCAAGGCGAAGTCGCGCGGCACCATCTCGATCTACGAGCCGGAGATGGACCAGCACATCCGCGATCGCCGCGCACTGCACCAGGAGCTCTCGGTCGCGATCCGCAACGGCGAATTGTCGCTCTACTATCAGCCGCAGGCGGCTGCCGGCGCCACGCCCGCGGCGAGCGGCGTGATCGGCTTCGAGGCGCTGGCGCGCTGGCATCATCCGGTGCGCGGTTTCGTGCCGCCGAGCGATTTCATTCCGCTCGCGGAAGAAAGCGGCCTAATCGTCGAGATGGGCGAATGGATCCTGCGCGAGGCCTGCCGGGAGGCCGCCTCCTGGACCGTGCCGCTGCAGGTCGCCGTCAACCTGTCGCCGGCGCAATTCATCCATGGCGATCTCGTCGGCCTCGTGCATTCGATCCTGCTCGAGACCGGGCTTGCGCCCGACCGGCTCGAGCTCGAGATCACCGAAGGCGTGCTGATCGAGGATTTCGACCGCGGCCTGTCGCTGCTGCGGCGGCTCAAGGCGCTCGGCGTGCGCATCTCGATGGACGATTTCGGCAGCGGTTATTCCTCGCTGAGCTACCTGCAGGCGTTTCCGTTCGACAAGATCAAGATCGATCGCGCCTTCGTCATCAATCTCGGCCGCAACCCGCAATCGGCCGCGATCGTGCGCGCCGTCATCGATCTCGGCCACGGCCTCGAAATGTCGATCGTCGCCGAGGGCGTCGAGACCGAGGCGCAGCTCGCTTTCCTCGCGGAAGAAGGCTGCGATGCGGTGCAGGGCTATCTGCTCGGCAGGCCGGCGCCGATCGGCCAATATGCCGCGCTGGTCGGCGGCGACCAGGCCGTGGAATCCGTGCGCAAGGTCGGCTGA
- a CDS encoding ABC transporter permease → MSARRVFARPARFAAIAPYLWMVLFFLVPFGFVLKISLSQTAIAQPPYTPVFDFAEGSAALAAAFSQLSLDNFRLLISDDLYILSYLRSLTVAASSTLILLLIGYPIAYGMARLPQRWQGVAMMLVIVPFWTSFLIRIYAWINILQHDGLLNRVLLALHIVSTPVVWLSTDSAMYLGIVYSYLPFMILPLYATLSRMDASLLEAANDLGASPLKAFWLVTFPLSLPGVAAGALLCFIPVVGEFVIPDLLAGSNSLMIGQTLWLEFFTNKDWPVASAAAVALLLLLVPPLVLYDRLQRRQLEGNR, encoded by the coding sequence ATGAGCGCGCGCCGCGTCTTTGCCCGGCCGGCGCGGTTCGCCGCGATCGCGCCCTATCTCTGGATGGTGCTGTTCTTCCTGGTGCCGTTCGGCTTCGTCCTGAAGATCAGCCTGTCGCAGACCGCGATCGCGCAGCCGCCCTACACGCCGGTGTTCGATTTCGCCGAGGGCAGCGCCGCGCTCGCCGCGGCATTCTCGCAATTGTCGTTGGACAATTTCAGGCTGCTGATCTCGGACGATCTGTACATCCTGTCCTATTTGCGCAGCCTGACCGTCGCGGCGAGCTCGACGCTGATCCTGCTATTGATCGGCTACCCGATCGCCTACGGCATGGCGCGGCTGCCGCAGCGCTGGCAGGGCGTCGCGATGATGCTGGTGATCGTGCCGTTCTGGACCTCGTTCCTGATCCGCATCTATGCCTGGATCAACATCCTGCAGCATGACGGCCTGCTCAACCGGGTGCTGCTGGCGCTGCATATCGTATCCACGCCGGTGGTCTGGCTGTCGACCGACAGCGCGATGTATCTCGGCATCGTCTATTCCTATCTGCCGTTCATGATCCTGCCGCTCTATGCGACGCTCTCCAGGATGGATGCCTCGCTGCTGGAGGCAGCGAACGATCTCGGCGCCTCGCCGCTCAAGGCATTCTGGCTGGTGACGTTCCCGCTGTCGCTGCCGGGCGTCGCTGCCGGCGCACTGCTTTGTTTTATCCCTGTTGTCGGCGAGTTCGTGATTCCCGATCTGCTCGCCGGCTCCAACTCGCTGATGATCGGGCAGACGCTGTGGCTCGAGTTCTTCACCAACAAGGACTGGCCGGTGGCCTCCGCCGCCGCGGTCGCGCTGCTGCTCCTGCTGGTGCCGCCGCTCGTGCTCTACGACCGCCTGCAGCGGCGCCAGCTCGAAGGCAACAGGTGA
- a CDS encoding GGDEF domain-containing protein → MKKTTRAAGTKASNKAANREKTPAAGKSAAGRAGTAIPLRTAAASDKSAIRRLKAQLARAEARIEELQASAETDFLLDILNRRGFERELARAIAFIKRYEASGALIVLDVDRLKPINDAFGHAAGDEVLKAIVAAVSDQVRASDVIGRLGGDEFAVLLWNLSATDASAKAAALEEAIDALSFVFDGSRVAAGASAGIAILTAHSDLEHVLDEADRAMYVRKAQRRHEARN, encoded by the coding sequence ATGAAGAAGACGACGAGGGCGGCCGGCACCAAGGCCTCAAATAAGGCTGCGAACCGCGAGAAAACACCGGCGGCGGGGAAATCGGCGGCAGGCCGGGCCGGAACCGCGATTCCCCTGCGGACGGCGGCCGCGTCGGACAAATCCGCGATTCGCCGGCTGAAGGCGCAGCTGGCGCGGGCCGAGGCCCGGATCGAGGAGCTGCAGGCCTCCGCCGAAACCGACTTCCTGCTCGACATCCTGAACCGGCGCGGCTTCGAGCGTGAGCTCGCCCGTGCCATCGCCTTCATCAAGCGCTACGAGGCGTCGGGCGCGCTGATCGTGCTCGACGTCGACCGTCTGAAGCCGATCAACGACGCGTTCGGGCATGCTGCCGGTGACGAGGTGCTGAAGGCGATCGTCGCTGCGGTGTCCGACCAGGTGCGCGCCTCCGACGTGATCGGCCGTCTCGGCGGCGACGAGTTCGCCGTGCTGCTGTGGAATCTCAGCGCCACCGATGCCAGCGCCAAGGCCGCCGCATTGGAGGAGGCGATCGACGCGCTGAGCTTCGTATTCGACGGCAGCCGCGTCGCGGCGGGCGCCTCCGCAGGGATTGCGATCCTGACGGCGCATTCGGATCTCGAGCACGTGCTCGATGAGGCCGATCGCGCGATGTATGTGCGCAAGGCGCAGCGGCGGCACGAGGCGCGGAACTAG
- a CDS encoding NAD(P)/FAD-dependent oxidoreductase — MDRVDCVIVGAGVIGLAVARRLAQAGREVIVIEEADAIGTVTSSRNSEVIHAGIYYRAGSLMARMCVAGKRALYRYCAEHGIPHRNCGKLIVATKSAETEKLDAIRAHAAANGVDDMQLLSGEAARALEPALNCDAALLSPSTGIIDSHAYMLALRGDAEAAGAALAFMTPLLHAHATDSGIEIETGGASPMTLACDLLVNAAGLGATAVARSIEGMPIEMIPTAYLAKGNYFSCNARAPFSRLIYPVPEPGGLGVHLTLDLAGQARFGPDVEWIDHVDYAVDPARAERFYPAIRKYWPTLPDGALMPSYSGIRPKIVPPAVATQDFLIQGPCDHGVSGLINLFGIESPGLTSSLAIADHVGDLAGS; from the coding sequence ATGGACAGGGTTGATTGCGTGATCGTTGGCGCCGGGGTGATCGGCCTTGCCGTGGCGCGCCGGCTGGCGCAGGCCGGCCGCGAAGTGATTGTGATCGAGGAGGCGGACGCGATCGGCACCGTGACCTCGTCGCGCAACAGCGAGGTGATCCACGCCGGCATCTACTACCGAGCCGGCAGCCTGATGGCGCGGATGTGCGTCGCCGGCAAACGCGCGCTGTACCGCTATTGCGCCGAGCACGGCATCCCGCACAGGAATTGCGGCAAGCTGATCGTCGCCACCAAATCTGCGGAAACCGAAAAGCTGGACGCGATCCGCGCGCATGCCGCGGCCAATGGCGTCGACGACATGCAGCTGCTGTCGGGCGAGGCGGCGCGTGCGCTGGAGCCGGCGCTGAATTGCGACGCGGCGCTGCTGTCGCCGTCGACCGGGATCATCGACAGCCATGCCTATATGCTGGCGCTGCGCGGCGACGCCGAGGCGGCCGGTGCGGCGCTTGCCTTCATGACGCCGCTGCTGCACGCCCACGCCACGGACAGCGGGATCGAGATCGAGACCGGCGGAGCTTCGCCGATGACGCTCGCCTGCGATCTCCTGGTCAATGCCGCGGGCCTCGGCGCAACGGCGGTCGCGCGCTCGATCGAGGGCATGCCGATCGAGATGATTCCGACCGCCTATCTCGCCAAGGGCAATTACTTCAGCTGCAACGCCAGGGCGCCGTTCTCGCGGTTGATCTATCCGGTGCCGGAGCCCGGCGGGCTCGGCGTGCACCTCACCCTCGACCTGGCGGGACAGGCGCGGTTTGGGCCCGACGTCGAGTGGATCGATCACGTCGACTATGCCGTCGACCCTGCTCGGGCCGAACGCTTCTATCCGGCGATCCGGAAATACTGGCCGACCCTGCCGGATGGCGCGCTGATGCCGAGCTATTCGGGAATCCGGCCCAAGATCGTGCCGCCGGCGGTCGCGACCCAGGATTTCCTGATCCAGGGGCCGTGCGACCATGGCGTCTCCGGGCTGATCAACCTGTTCGGGATCGAATCACCCGGCCTGACATCGTCGCTCGCGATCGCCGACCATGTCGGCGATCTGGCCGGGTCCTGA
- a CDS encoding ABC transporter ATP-binding protein: MPLLRIEGVAKSFGNFRAVDKLSLDVRAGEFFALLGPSGCGKTTLLRMLAGFETPDEGRILLGGNDIAQVLPHQRPVNMMFQNYALFPHLSVRDNIAFGLRRAGMARADIAARVAEMVALVKLEGLEKRKPDQLSGGQRQRVALARSLARRPQVLLLDEPLAALDKKLRESTQAELMELQRRLGMTFIIVTHDQEEAMTMAGRIGVMDAGRLVQVATPRNLYEAPATRWIAEFVGDINVFSGQVTARAHSRLTVTTAEAGPLAVSELWPPVTREAVSVAIRPEKVKLSRRAPASEEGTSRVINRLDGVVVDVNYLGGITTYKVKLESGAVVRAAMANTARLDVDAYLAGQRIVAWFTADDCLVLEQ; encoded by the coding sequence ATGCCGTTGCTGCGGATCGAGGGCGTCGCGAAATCGTTCGGCAATTTCCGCGCCGTCGACAAGCTTTCGCTCGACGTCCGCGCCGGCGAATTCTTCGCGCTGCTCGGTCCGAGCGGCTGCGGCAAGACCACGCTGCTGCGCATGCTCGCCGGCTTCGAGACGCCGGATGAGGGCCGCATCCTGCTCGGCGGCAACGACATCGCCCAGGTGCTGCCGCACCAGCGTCCCGTCAACATGATGTTCCAGAACTATGCGCTGTTTCCGCATTTGTCGGTGCGCGACAACATCGCGTTCGGCCTGCGTCGCGCCGGCATGGCCCGCGCCGACATCGCGGCCCGCGTCGCCGAGATGGTGGCGCTCGTCAAGCTCGAGGGGCTCGAGAAGCGCAAGCCGGACCAGCTCTCCGGCGGCCAACGGCAACGCGTCGCGCTGGCGCGCTCACTGGCGCGTCGCCCGCAGGTCTTGCTGCTCGACGAGCCGCTCGCCGCACTCGACAAGAAGCTGCGCGAGAGCACGCAAGCCGAGCTGATGGAGCTGCAGCGCAGGCTCGGCATGACCTTCATCATCGTCACCCACGACCAGGAGGAGGCGATGACGATGGCCGGCCGGATCGGCGTGATGGATGCCGGCCGTCTGGTCCAGGTCGCCACCCCGCGCAACCTCTACGAGGCGCCGGCGACGCGCTGGATCGCCGAGTTCGTCGGCGACATCAATGTGTTCAGCGGCCAGGTCACGGCCCGCGCGCACAGCCGCCTGACCGTCACGACCGCAGAGGCCGGCCCGCTCGCGGTCAGCGAGCTCTGGCCGCCGGTGACCAGGGAGGCGGTCAGCGTCGCGATCCGTCCCGAGAAGGTCAAGCTGTCGCGCCGCGCGCCGGCTTCGGAGGAGGGCACCTCGCGCGTGATCAACCGCCTGGATGGCGTCGTCGTCGACGTCAACTATCTCGGCGGCATCACGACCTACAAGGTGAAGCTGGAGTCCGGCGCGGTGGTACGCGCCGCGATGGCCAACACCGCCCGGCTCGACGTCGACGCCTATCTCGCCGGCCAGCGCATCGTGGCGTGGTTCACCGCCGACGACTGCCTGGTGCTGGAACAATGA
- a CDS encoding YdcH family protein: protein MNDQDERELHAELARLQQEHRDLDAAIDALHQSPAPDLLMLQRLKKRKLQLRDRIAFIEDQITPDIIA, encoded by the coding sequence ATGAACGATCAGGATGAGCGCGAACTCCACGCCGAGCTTGCGCGTCTGCAACAAGAGCACCGCGACCTCGATGCCGCGATCGATGCGCTGCATCAGTCGCCTGCGCCGGATCTCCTGATGCTGCAACGCTTGAAAAAGCGGAAGCTGCAATTGCGCGATCGCATCGCCTTCATCGAAGATCAGATCACGCCCGACATCATCGCGTGA
- a CDS encoding IS630 family transposase (programmed frameshift), producing the protein MARAYSLDLRERVVGLVASGETCRAVAELYDVSVASVVKWSQRARATGSAAARPMGGRRPYLLEGERDWLLARLTAKPDLTLHALLAELGERGVVVSCDTLWRFLKRQGISFKKTVFATEQDRPDIARRRAWWRRHQSKIDPARLVFIDETWAKTNMARTHGWWRRGAPLRAQVPHGHWRTMTFLAALRHDRIAAPCVIDGPINGESFRAYVEQLLVPTLQPGDIVVMDNLGSHKGQAIRTAIRAAGARLVFLPPYSPDLNPIEQVFAKLKILLRKAEERTVDGVWRRIGSLLQHFTPQECANYLRNAGYASV; encoded by the exons ATGGCGCGAGCATACTCACTGGATCTGCGTGAGCGTGTTGTTGGGTTGGTTGCAAGTGGCGAAACGTGCCGGGCGGTGGCGGAACTGTATGACGTCAGCGTTGCGAGCGTCGTGAAATGGTCGCAGCGGGCGCGAGCGACAGGCAGCGCGGCGGCCAGGCCGATGGGCGGCAGGCGGCCTTACCTGCTGGAAGGTGAGCGCGACTGGCTGCTGGCTCGGCTGACCGCGAAGCCTGATCTGACCCTGCACGCGCTGTTGGCGGAGCTTGGGGAGCGCGGCGTCGTAGTGTCCTGCGACACGCTCTGGCGATTCCTCAAGCGCCAAGGCATCAGCTTC AAAAAAACCGTGTTCGCGACAGAGCAGGATCGTCCTGACATCGCGCGCCGCCGGGCCTGGTGGAGACGACACCAGTCGAAAATCGATCCTGCTCGTCTCGTCTTCATCGATGAGACCTGGGCAAAGACCAACATGGCCCGGACCCATGGCTGGTGGCGACGGGGCGCCCCTCTCAGGGCTCAGGTCCCGCACGGCCATTGGCGGACGATGACCTTCCTCGCAGCACTCCGGCACGACCGTATCGCGGCCCCCTGCGTCATCGACGGGCCGATCAACGGCGAGAGCTTCCGTGCCTATGTCGAGCAGTTGCTGGTGCCAACGCTCCAACCCGGCGACATTGTCGTCATGGACAATCTCGGCTCCCACAAGGGCCAAGCTATCCGCACGGCCATCCGCGCCGCGGGCGCCCGGCTCGTCTTCCTGCCGCCCTATAGCCCCGACCTCAATCCGATCGAGCAGGTCTTCGCAAAGCTCAAAATCCTGCTCCGCAAGGCTGAAGAACGCACCGTCGACGGCGTCTGGCGTCGCATTGGCAGTCTTCTCCAACACTTCACACCGCAAGAATGCGCAAACTACCTGCGCAACGCAGGATATGCTTCTGTCTAA
- a CDS encoding tetratricopeptide repeat protein, whose amino-acid sequence MLAALHGADTAFDAAIAEDGDFAMAHIGRARVHQLSMQGAEARARAATARQLAAVASPRERQHVGIMASVIESQPKQAMAAAEQHLTEYPRDAQVLSLLLGAFGLYAFSGRADHDAARLAVCERYAADYGDDWWFLTYLGWSKTEAGDVVSGRAVTERGYALKPENAGAAHSVAHALFEQGSGAEGRAFLSNWLPANEGTSFLQGHLAWHLALIAIEDGDADGALEIYEHHIKPTGRPYPPLNIYTDTASLLWRLSLAGKTGLDTHWKDVAAYGDGYFPKAGAHFADVHQALVAATAKGDALQTRLAEMEARHADGRLAPGPAAIGLNRGIAAFAAGDHAEAVRVLAPLMPELVRIGGSHAQRELWEDTFIVACLRAGQGRQATGLISERLHRRPSRRDLAWSQEAARQ is encoded by the coding sequence ATGCTGGCGGCATTGCACGGTGCGGATACCGCGTTCGATGCGGCGATCGCCGAAGATGGTGACTTCGCGATGGCCCATATCGGGCGGGCCCGCGTGCATCAGCTCAGCATGCAGGGCGCGGAGGCCCGCGCCAGGGCGGCCACGGCACGCCAGCTCGCCGCGGTCGCGAGCCCGCGCGAGCGTCAGCACGTCGGGATCATGGCCTCCGTGATCGAAAGCCAGCCGAAGCAGGCGATGGCCGCCGCCGAGCAACATCTCACCGAATATCCGCGCGACGCGCAGGTGCTGTCGCTTCTGCTCGGCGCTTTCGGCCTCTATGCCTTCTCGGGCCGCGCCGATCACGACGCGGCGCGGCTAGCGGTCTGCGAACGCTACGCCGCCGATTATGGCGACGACTGGTGGTTCCTGACCTACCTCGGCTGGTCGAAGACCGAGGCCGGCGATGTCGTCTCCGGACGCGCCGTCACCGAACGCGGCTATGCCCTGAAGCCGGAGAATGCCGGTGCCGCCCACTCGGTGGCGCATGCACTGTTCGAGCAAGGCAGTGGCGCGGAGGGCCGCGCCTTCCTGTCGAACTGGCTGCCGGCGAATGAGGGCACGAGCTTCCTGCAGGGCCATCTCGCCTGGCATCTCGCCCTGATTGCGATCGAGGATGGCGACGCCGATGGCGCGCTCGAGATCTATGAACATCACATCAAGCCGACAGGCCGGCCCTATCCGCCGCTCAACATCTACACCGACACGGCCTCGCTGCTCTGGCGGCTGTCGCTCGCCGGCAAGACCGGTCTCGACACACACTGGAAAGACGTCGCCGCCTATGGCGACGGATACTTCCCGAAGGCCGGCGCGCATTTCGCCGACGTCCATCAAGCACTGGTCGCGGCCACCGCGAAGGGCGATGCGTTGCAGACACGGCTCGCGGAGATGGAAGCGCGTCACGCCGACGGCAGGCTGGCGCCCGGCCCCGCCGCGATCGGCCTCAACCGGGGCATCGCCGCCTTCGCCGCCGGCGATCACGCCGAAGCGGTCCGCGTCCTCGCGCCGCTGATGCCCGAGTTGGTGCGGATCGGCGGCAGTCACGCCCAGCGCGAATTGTGGGAGGACACGTTCATCGTGGCGTGCCTGCGCGCCGGACAGGGCCGGCAGGCCACCGGCCTGATCTCGGAGCGCCTGCATCGCCGCCCGTCTCGACGCGACCTTGCGTGGTCGCAGGAGGCGGCGCGGCAGTAG
- a CDS encoding ABC-F family ATP-binding cassette domain-containing protein: protein MTLINVRNLGVTLNAPLFSQLNLVVNAGDRIGLVAANGRGKSTLLRCIAGQIEPNEGDIVRSRGLTIGHVEQDAPLGLLDMPFHAAVLEALPRGQRGSEGWRVDVALQSLEVPEELWTRPLQQLSGGWLRLALLGRVLVTEPDMLLLDEPTNHLDLAKIARLEAWLNALPREMPVVIASHDRAFLDATTTRTLFLRPERSQLFALPYTPARAAVDEIDASEERRHARDMKTAKQLRQQAAKLNNLGINSGSDLLLSKTRQLKQRAERLEETAKPAHVERSAGTIRLANRDTHAKVLIRLNDAAIATPDGRPLFRTGRHFVCRGDRIALLGANGAGKTRLVATLRQAIEHSEAAADIRATESLVLGYCDQALADLAEADTPMRVITRRFAVGDQRARGLLAGAGLSLEMQGRPIGRLSGGQKARLGMLVLRLTQPNFYLLDEPTNHLDIEGQEALEDELMEHQASCLVVSHDRQFVRTVANRFWMIEGRKLVEVDSPEDFFASAGTG, encoded by the coding sequence GTGACCCTGATCAATGTCCGCAATCTCGGCGTGACGCTGAACGCGCCGCTGTTTTCGCAACTGAACCTCGTCGTCAATGCCGGTGACCGGATCGGCCTCGTGGCCGCCAACGGCCGCGGCAAGTCCACGCTGCTGCGCTGTATCGCGGGCCAAATCGAGCCCAATGAGGGCGACATCGTCAGGTCGCGCGGGCTGACCATCGGCCATGTCGAGCAGGACGCGCCACTGGGGCTGCTGGATATGCCGTTCCATGCCGCCGTGCTCGAGGCGCTGCCGCGTGGGCAACGCGGCAGCGAAGGCTGGCGGGTCGATGTCGCCCTGCAATCGCTCGAGGTCCCCGAGGAGCTGTGGACGCGACCGCTGCAGCAATTGAGCGGCGGCTGGCTGCGGCTTGCGCTGCTCGGCCGCGTGCTGGTGACCGAGCCCGACATGTTGCTGCTCGACGAGCCGACCAACCATCTCGATCTCGCCAAGATCGCTCGGCTCGAAGCCTGGCTGAACGCGCTGCCGCGCGAGATGCCGGTCGTGATCGCAAGCCACGACCGCGCCTTTCTCGATGCGACGACGACCCGGACGCTGTTCCTGCGGCCGGAGCGCTCGCAGCTGTTCGCGTTGCCCTACACGCCGGCGCGCGCGGCGGTCGACGAGATCGATGCGTCGGAGGAGCGGCGCCATGCCAGGGACATGAAGACCGCGAAGCAGCTTCGCCAGCAGGCCGCAAAGCTCAACAACCTTGGCATCAATTCCGGCAGCGACCTCCTGCTGTCGAAGACCAGGCAACTGAAGCAACGCGCCGAGAGACTGGAGGAGACCGCCAAGCCCGCGCATGTCGAACGCTCCGCGGGAACGATCAGGCTCGCCAATCGCGATACCCATGCCAAGGTGCTGATCAGGCTGAACGATGCCGCCATCGCCACACCCGATGGCAGGCCGCTGTTCCGGACCGGTCGGCACTTCGTCTGCAGGGGCGACCGGATCGCGCTGTTGGGCGCCAACGGCGCGGGCAAGACCCGGCTGGTCGCGACGCTGCGCCAGGCGATCGAACATAGCGAGGCGGCAGCCGACATCAGGGCCACTGAATCGCTGGTGCTTGGCTATTGCGACCAGGCGCTGGCCGATCTTGCCGAGGCGGACACGCCGATGCGCGTCATCACGCGGCGCTTCGCGGTCGGCGATCAGCGCGCGCGCGGCCTGCTCGCCGGCGCCGGTCTGTCGCTCGAGATGCAAGGCCGCCCGATCGGGCGGCTGTCGGGCGGGCAGAAGGCCCGTCTCGGCATGCTGGTGCTGCGGCTCACCCAGCCGAACTTCTATCTGCTCGACGAGCCGACCAACCACCTCGACATCGAGGGGCAGGAGGCGCTGGAGGATGAACTGATGGAGCATCAGGCGAGCTGCCTCGTGGTGTCGCACGATCGCCAGTTCGTGCGGACGGTGGCCAACCGGTTCTGGATGATCGAGGGAAGGAAGCTGGTCGAAGTCGACAGCCCCGAGGATTTCTTCGCCTCGGCGGGCACCGGTTAG
- a CDS encoding YdcH family protein yields MAIQAHLVELERKHKILENELHEALVHPSVDDLHICELKRRKLMVKDQIERLKCSADDTVH; encoded by the coding sequence ATGGCAATACAGGCCCATCTCGTTGAGCTGGAGCGTAAGCACAAAATACTCGAGAACGAACTGCACGAAGCGCTCGTGCATCCCTCCGTAGACGACCTGCACATTTGCGAGCTGAAGCGCCGCAAGCTGATGGTCAAGGACCAGATCGAGCGGTTGAAGTGTTCCGCGGACGACACGGTCCACTAG